The following proteins come from a genomic window of Acuticoccus sediminis:
- a CDS encoding class I SAM-dependent DNA methyltransferase yields MSVDEEALGTAYDAARAAEDAGDIEAATRLFRRCLEIDPDDHCGVVMRLAKYGAATPAAAPPSYVATLFGQHAEAFDAILVGDLGYDVPAIARRLAGPFVTPPARMLDLGCGTGLAGVAFADLAGEIVGVDLAEEMLEMTDARGIYGDLYVAEAVAFLEEWDEAPFDLVVATDVWPYLGDLTAFAGAAARCLVPGGLLVASTERAEAGWRVTQTQRFAHAPAYIHATHAANGLEVVAEEPVTVRLEEGVPVPGDLFVLKKTG; encoded by the coding sequence ATGAGCGTCGACGAAGAAGCGCTCGGCACGGCCTACGACGCCGCCCGCGCCGCCGAGGACGCCGGCGACATCGAGGCCGCGACCCGGCTGTTCCGGCGCTGCCTGGAGATCGACCCGGACGACCACTGCGGCGTCGTCATGCGCCTCGCCAAGTACGGCGCGGCGACGCCGGCGGCCGCTCCCCCCTCCTACGTCGCCACCCTGTTCGGCCAGCACGCCGAGGCGTTCGACGCCATCCTCGTCGGCGATCTGGGCTACGACGTGCCGGCGATCGCCCGGCGCCTCGCCGGGCCCTTCGTGACGCCGCCCGCGCGCATGCTCGACCTCGGCTGCGGCACGGGTCTCGCCGGCGTCGCCTTCGCCGACCTCGCCGGGGAGATCGTCGGCGTCGACCTCGCCGAGGAGATGCTGGAGATGACCGACGCGCGCGGCATCTATGGCGACCTCTACGTCGCCGAGGCCGTGGCCTTCCTTGAGGAGTGGGACGAGGCGCCGTTCGACCTCGTCGTCGCCACCGACGTCTGGCCCTACCTCGGCGACCTGACCGCCTTCGCCGGGGCCGCCGCACGCTGCCTCGTGCCGGGCGGGCTCCTCGTCGCCTCGACCGAGCGGGCCGAGGCGGGCTGGCGCGTCACCCAGACCCAGCGCTTCGCCCACGCCCCGGCCTACATCCACGCCACCCACGCCGCGAACGGCCTCGAGGTGGTCGCCGAGGAGCCCGTCACGGTCCGCCTGGAGGAAGGCGTCCCCGTCCCCGGCGACCTCTTCGTCCTGAAGAAGACGGGCTGA
- a CDS encoding SAM-dependent methyltransferase, which produces MNPILHRLFRTIVRDGSLTVIDAAGEQNIYGDGTGPGYAIRFTDTSTERALVGNPELTLGEAYMNGLWVVEEGDLTSLLVMLIKNFESSGSSRLSRAMRRIMRRWHQHNTARVARRNAKSHYDVGNDIYRLFLDEDWQYSCAYFPHFDMSLESAQLAKKRHIAAKMLLDEGQTVLDIGCGWGGMGLYLAKNTGAKVTGITLADNQVAYANERAANEPNAKFRVQDYRAVTETFDRIVSVGMFEHVGVGYYDEYFQTVARVLKDDGVMLLHSIGRTDVPGSTNPFIERYIFPGGYIPALSEVLPAVERAGLIVTDVEILRLHYAETLKHWLARFTEHREEVLKLRDETFLRMWEFYLAGSEASFRAGDMMVFQMQLAKKIDTVPLTRDYITSAERSLASRDAGHMTPPALVARHG; this is translated from the coding sequence ATGAACCCCATTTTACACCGGTTATTTCGGACAATTGTACGCGACGGATCGCTGACCGTCATCGATGCGGCCGGCGAGCAGAATATTTATGGCGACGGCACCGGGCCGGGGTATGCGATCCGCTTCACCGACACCTCCACGGAGCGCGCGCTCGTCGGAAATCCCGAGCTGACCCTGGGCGAAGCCTACATGAACGGGCTCTGGGTCGTCGAAGAGGGTGACCTGACGTCCCTTCTCGTCATGCTGATCAAGAATTTCGAATCGTCCGGAAGCTCGCGGCTGAGCCGTGCGATGCGCCGGATCATGCGCCGCTGGCACCAGCACAACACCGCCCGCGTCGCCCGGCGCAACGCCAAGTCCCATTACGACGTCGGCAACGACATCTACCGCCTCTTCCTCGACGAGGACTGGCAGTATTCGTGTGCCTACTTCCCGCATTTCGACATGTCGCTGGAATCGGCGCAGCTTGCCAAGAAGCGCCACATCGCGGCCAAGATGCTGCTGGACGAGGGCCAGACGGTCCTCGACATCGGCTGCGGCTGGGGCGGGATGGGCCTCTACCTCGCCAAGAATACCGGCGCGAAGGTCACCGGCATCACGCTGGCCGACAACCAGGTCGCCTACGCCAACGAGCGCGCCGCCAACGAGCCCAACGCCAAGTTCCGCGTCCAGGACTACCGCGCGGTGACGGAAACGTTCGACCGCATCGTCTCGGTCGGCATGTTCGAGCACGTCGGCGTCGGCTACTACGACGAGTACTTCCAGACCGTCGCCCGCGTCCTCAAGGACGACGGCGTCATGCTGCTCCACTCCATCGGCCGGACCGACGTGCCGGGCTCCACCAACCCGTTCATCGAGCGCTACATCTTCCCCGGCGGCTACATCCCGGCCCTCTCGGAGGTGCTGCCGGCGGTGGAGCGGGCCGGCCTCATCGTCACCGACGTGGAGATCCTCCGCCTGCACTACGCCGAGACGCTGAAGCACTGGCTCGCCCGGTTCACCGAGCACCGCGAGGAGGTCCTGAAGCTGCGCGACGAGACCTTCCTGCGGATGTGGGAGTTCTACCTCGCCGGCTCAGAGGCCTCCTTCCGCGCCGGCGACATGATGGTGTTCCAGATGCAACTCGCCAAGAAGATCGACACCGTGCCACTGACCCGCGACTACATCACCTCGGCCGAGCGCTCCCTCGCCTCGCGCGATGCCGGCCACATGACCCCGCCGGCGCTCGTGGCGCGACACGGATGA
- the rplI gene encoding 50S ribosomal protein L9, with protein MHVILLERVPKLGEMGEEVRVKDGFARNFLLPQGKALRANRDNRAKFEAQKVDLEARNAERRQAAEALGKRVAGKSFVAIRQAGQTGQLYGSVSTRDIADVLTAEGFSVERRQVDLGAPIKAIGLHEITLVLHPEVIVPVTINVARSQDEAERQAKGEDVLAERDFDDDVDFEDEDETPAADEPTEVPGLGEQPEV; from the coding sequence ATGCATGTCATTCTTTTGGAGCGCGTCCCCAAGCTCGGCGAGATGGGTGAAGAGGTTCGCGTGAAGGACGGGTTCGCCCGCAACTTCCTCCTGCCGCAGGGCAAGGCGCTGCGCGCCAACCGCGACAACCGCGCCAAGTTCGAGGCCCAGAAGGTCGACCTCGAGGCCCGCAACGCCGAGCGCCGTCAGGCCGCCGAGGCGCTGGGCAAGCGCGTTGCCGGCAAGAGCTTCGTCGCCATCCGCCAGGCCGGCCAGACGGGCCAGCTCTACGGCTCGGTGTCCACCCGCGACATCGCCGACGTGCTGACCGCCGAGGGCTTCTCCGTCGAGCGCCGCCAGGTCGACCTCGGCGCGCCGATCAAGGCCATCGGCCTGCACGAGATCACCCTCGTCCTCCACCCGGAGGTCATCGTGCCGGTGACGATCAACGTCGCCCGCTCGCAGGACGAAGCCGAGCGTCAGGCCAAGGGTGAGGACGTCCTCGCCGAGCGCGACTTCGACGACGATGTCGACTTCGAGGACGAAGACGAGACGCCCGCCGCCGACGAGCCGACCGAGGTTCCGGGTCTCGGCGAGCAGCCGGAAGTCTGA
- a CDS encoding GFA family protein translates to MERFTGGCLCGDVRLVASGRPYRVGLCHCLDCRKHHGALFHASAVFPEAAVTVDGETRDFAGRFFCPRCGSSVYSRSGDEVEVHLGALDAPDQLTPTYELWTVRREGWLPPFPLAHRYERDRERTGRDED, encoded by the coding sequence ATGGAGCGTTTCACCGGGGGATGCCTTTGCGGCGATGTCCGGCTCGTGGCGTCGGGGCGGCCGTACCGGGTGGGTCTCTGCCACTGCCTCGACTGCCGCAAGCACCACGGCGCCCTCTTCCACGCGTCGGCCGTGTTCCCCGAGGCCGCGGTGACGGTCGACGGCGAGACGCGCGACTTCGCGGGGCGGTTCTTCTGCCCGCGCTGCGGCTCGTCCGTCTACTCGCGCTCGGGCGACGAGGTCGAGGTGCACCTCGGCGCGCTGGACGCGCCCGACCAGCTCACGCCGACCTACGAGCTCTGGACCGTGCGCCGCGAGGGCTGGCTGCCGCCCTTCCCGCTCGCCCACCGCTATGAGCGCGATCGCGAGAGGACGGGCCGCGACGAGGACTAG
- the rpsF gene encoding 30S ribosomal protein S6, translated as MPLYETVFLVRQDVSGQAVDELVEQYKAVLAEGGGSVGRTENWGLKTLSYRINKNRKAHFALMDIDAPAAAVLEMERQMRLNEDVLRTLTIKVDEHEDGPSVMKQKRDRDDRRRRERGEREDGGGDSFRSDRDRPDRDRPDRDRPDRDREGGRQREMA; from the coding sequence ATGCCCCTTTACGAGACCGTTTTCCTGGTCCGCCAGGACGTGTCCGGTCAGGCTGTCGACGAACTCGTCGAGCAGTACAAGGCCGTGCTTGCCGAAGGTGGTGGCTCCGTCGGCCGCACCGAGAACTGGGGTCTCAAGACCCTGTCCTACCGGATCAACAAGAACCGCAAGGCGCACTTCGCGCTGATGGACATCGACGCGCCGGCCGCCGCCGTGCTCGAGATGGAGCGTCAGATGCGCCTGAACGAAGACGTTCTGCGCACGCTGACCATCAAGGTCGACGAGCACGAGGACGGCCCGTCCGTCATGAAGCAGAAGCGCGACCGTGACGACCGCCGCCGCCGCGAGCGTGGCGAGCGCGAGGACGGTGGCGGCGACAGCTTCCGCTCCGACCGCGATCGCCCGGACCGTGACCGCCCGGACCGCGATCGCCCCGACCGTGATCGTGAAGGTGGCCGCCAGAGGGAGATGGCATAA
- the rpsR gene encoding 30S ribosomal protein S18 — MVDIAQLPTRRPFFRRRKTCPFSGPNAPRIDYKDVKLLQRYISERGKIVPSRITAVSAKKQRELSKAIKRARFLGLLPYVIK; from the coding sequence ATGGTCGATATCGCTCAGCTTCCGACCCGCCGCCCCTTCTTCCGCCGCCGGAAGACCTGCCCGTTCTCCGGCCCGAACGCGCCGCGGATCGACTACAAGGACGTCAAGCTCCTGCAGCGCTACATCTCCGAGCGCGGCAAGATCGTCCCCTCGCGCATCACCGCCGTCTCGGCGAAGAAGCAGCGCGAGCTGTCGAAGGCCATCAAGCGCGCCCGCTTCCTCGGCCTGCTTCCTTACGTCATTAAGTAA